In the Adlercreutzia equolifaciens DSM 19450 genome, one interval contains:
- a CDS encoding amino acid ABC transporter ATP-binding protein: protein MESKAVVSLTNGKKAFGDNEVLKDISLTVNAGDVLAIIGPSGGGKSTLLRCMTLLETLDSGDLSYGDLTVCTNDAAGRAVYGGKDVVAAAKTRFGLVFQNFNLFPHYTVLQNVTDALICVQKMPKDEALARGRELLARMGLADKEAMVPCDLSGGQQQRVAIARAMAMNPDVLFFDEPTSALDPELTREVLKVIRDLAAEHMTMVIVTHEMGFARDVADHLIFMDGGVIVEQGPASEVINNPQHDRTRAFLANYDRD, encoded by the coding sequence ATGGAAAGCAAAGCGGTCGTAAGCCTCACCAACGGCAAGAAGGCGTTCGGGGACAACGAGGTTCTGAAGGATATTTCGCTGACGGTGAATGCCGGCGATGTGCTGGCTATCATCGGGCCCTCGGGCGGCGGCAAGTCGACGCTTCTGCGCTGCATGACGCTGTTGGAGACGCTCGACTCGGGCGATTTGTCCTACGGCGATCTCACGGTGTGCACCAACGACGCCGCAGGACGCGCTGTTTACGGGGGCAAGGACGTCGTCGCTGCCGCAAAGACCCGTTTCGGGCTCGTGTTCCAGAATTTCAACCTGTTCCCGCACTATACCGTGCTGCAGAACGTCACCGATGCGCTCATCTGCGTGCAGAAGATGCCGAAGGACGAGGCGCTCGCTCGCGGTCGCGAGCTTTTGGCCCGTATGGGCCTGGCGGACAAGGAAGCGATGGTGCCGTGCGACCTATCCGGCGGTCAGCAGCAGCGCGTGGCCATCGCCCGCGCCATGGCCATGAATCCGGACGTGCTGTTCTTCGACGAGCCCACGAGCGCGTTGGATCCGGAGTTGACCCGCGAGGTGCTGAAGGTCATCCGCGATCTGGCGGCCGAGCACATGACCATGGTCATCGTCACCCACGAGATGGGTTTCGCTCGCGACGTGGCCGACCACCTCATCTTTATGGACGGCGGCGTCATCGTGGAGCAGGGCCCGGCCAGCGAGGTCATCAACAATCCCCAGCACGATCGCACCCGCGCATTTCTGGCGAATTACGATCGGGACTAG